One Pseudomonas sp. HOU2 genomic window carries:
- a CDS encoding acyltransferase, with protein sequence MLDFLPAPIRGVIAALLLALNTILLCSFLFCVALIKVLPFDLARRASLWLMRHTHEAWISNNKAWMNLVRRTRWHISGLQGLDYQHSYLITSNHQSWVDILVLQYVLNRRIQPLKFFLKQELIWVPVIGLAWWALGFPFMKRYSKAYLEKHPEKKGKDLETTRKTCAKFRNNPVGIFNFVEGTRFTEGKHAQQQSPFKYLLKPKAGGIAFVLDAMGEQLESIVNVTIHYPGGRPGFWDLLCGNVRDVVVHFEELQIPPAFIGKNYDQDGEYRLQFQGWINQLWQDKDALLEQMHREFADKR encoded by the coding sequence ATGCTGGACTTCCTGCCCGCCCCGATTCGCGGCGTGATCGCCGCGCTACTGTTGGCGCTCAATACGATTCTGCTGTGCTCGTTCCTGTTCTGCGTGGCGCTGATCAAAGTGCTGCCGTTCGACCTCGCCCGCCGCGCCTCACTGTGGCTGATGCGCCACACCCACGAAGCCTGGATCAGCAACAACAAAGCCTGGATGAACTTGGTGCGCCGCACCCGCTGGCACATCAGCGGCCTGCAAGGCCTGGACTACCAACACTCGTACCTGATCACCAGCAACCACCAGAGCTGGGTCGACATTCTGGTGCTGCAATACGTGCTCAACCGGCGGATCCAGCCACTGAAATTCTTCCTCAAGCAAGAGCTGATCTGGGTCCCGGTGATCGGTCTGGCCTGGTGGGCGCTGGGCTTCCCGTTCATGAAGCGCTACTCCAAGGCGTACCTGGAAAAGCACCCGGAGAAGAAAGGCAAAGACCTCGAAACCACGCGCAAGACCTGCGCGAAGTTCCGCAACAATCCGGTGGGGATTTTCAACTTCGTCGAAGGCACACGCTTCACCGAAGGCAAGCACGCGCAGCAGCAGTCGCCGTTCAAATACCTGCTCAAACCCAAGGCGGGTGGCATCGCCTTCGTGCTCGATGCGATGGGTGAGCAACTGGAGTCGATCGTCAACGTGACCATCCACTATCCGGGCGGGCGTCCGGGTTTCTGGGATCTGCTGTGCGGCAACGTGCGCGACGTGGTGGTGCACTTTGAAGAGCTGCAGATCCCGCCAGCGTTCATTGGCAAGAACTACGACCAGGACGGCGAATATCGCCTGCAATTCCAGGGCTGGATCAACCAGCTGTGGCAGGACAAGGATGCGCTGCTGGAACAGATGCACCGCGAATTCGCAGACAAACGCTAA
- the pta gene encoding phosphate acetyltransferase — MQTFFIAPTDFGVGLTSISLGLVRTLERAGLKVGFFKPIAQPHPGDTGPERSTELVARTHGLKPPQPLGLAHVERMLGDGQLDELLEEIIALYQQAAIGKDVLVVEGMVPTRSASYAARVNLHLAKSLDAEVILVSAPENEVLAELSGRVELQAQLFGGPKDPKVLGVILNKVKTEESMDAFATRLKEHSPLLRSGDFRLLGCIPFQPELNAPRTRDVADLMGAQVLNAGDYETRRMTKIIICARTMRNTVELLKPGVLVVTPGDRDDIILAVSLAALNGVPLAGLLLTSDTLPDPRIMDLCRGALQAGLPVLSVSTGSYDTANLLNGLNKEIPIDDRERAEIITDFVASHLDAKWLHQRCGTPREMRLSPAVFRYQLIQRAQSANKRIVLPEGSEPLTVQAAAICQERGIARCVLLAKPEDVEAVARAQGIELPPGLEILDPDLIRERYIEPMVALRKSKSLNAPMAEQQLEDTVVIGTMMLALDEVDGLVSGVINTTANTIRPALQLIKTAPGCTLVSSVFFMLFPEEVLVYGDCVMNPHPSATELAEIALQSADSAAAFGITPRVAMISYSSGESATGEEVEKVREATLLAHEQQHSLLIDGPLQYDAAANADVARQLAPNSQVAGRATVFVFPDLNTGNTTHKAVQRSADCVSLGPMLQGLRKPVNDLPRGAQVDDIVYTIALTAIQAANRPMDV, encoded by the coding sequence ATGCAAACTTTTTTTATCGCGCCCACCGATTTTGGTGTGGGTCTGACCTCCATCAGCCTCGGGCTGGTGCGTACGCTGGAGCGGGCCGGACTGAAAGTCGGCTTCTTCAAACCGATTGCCCAGCCGCATCCGGGCGACACCGGCCCTGAGCGTTCCACCGAACTGGTGGCGCGCACCCACGGCCTGAAACCGCCGCAACCACTGGGTCTGGCCCACGTCGAGCGGATGCTCGGCGACGGCCAGCTCGATGAACTGCTCGAAGAAATCATCGCCCTCTATCAGCAAGCCGCCATCGGTAAGGACGTGCTGGTGGTCGAAGGCATGGTACCGACCCGCAGCGCCAGTTACGCCGCGCGGGTCAACCTGCACCTGGCCAAGAGCCTGGATGCCGAGGTGATTCTGGTCTCGGCGCCGGAGAATGAAGTGCTCGCCGAACTCTCCGGCCGCGTCGAATTGCAGGCGCAATTGTTCGGCGGCCCGAAAGACCCGAAAGTCCTCGGTGTGATCCTCAACAAGGTCAAGACCGAGGAGAGCATGGATGCTTTCGCCACGCGCCTCAAGGAGCATTCGCCATTACTGCGCAGCGGTGATTTCCGCCTGCTCGGCTGCATTCCGTTCCAGCCCGAACTCAACGCACCGCGCACCCGCGACGTCGCCGACCTGATGGGCGCGCAGGTGCTCAACGCCGGCGATTACGAAACCCGGCGCATGACCAAAATCATCATCTGCGCCCGTACCATGCGCAACACCGTGGAGCTGCTCAAACCCGGCGTGCTGGTGGTGACCCCGGGCGACCGCGACGACATCATTCTTGCGGTCAGCCTCGCGGCGTTGAACGGCGTGCCGCTGGCCGGGCTGTTGCTGACCAGCGATACCCTGCCCGATCCGCGCATCATGGACCTGTGCCGTGGCGCGTTGCAGGCCGGTCTGCCGGTGCTGTCGGTGAGCACCGGTTCCTACGACACCGCTAATCTGCTCAATGGCCTGAACAAGGAAATCCCCATCGATGACCGCGAGCGTGCGGAGATCATCACTGACTTCGTCGCCAGCCATCTCGACGCCAAGTGGCTGCACCAGCGCTGCGGCACACCGCGGGAAATGCGCCTGTCGCCAGCGGTATTCCGTTATCAACTGATCCAGCGCGCGCAGTCGGCGAACAAACGCATCGTCCTGCCCGAGGGCAGCGAGCCGCTCACCGTGCAAGCGGCGGCGATCTGCCAAGAACGCGGCATCGCCCGTTGCGTGCTGCTGGCCAAACCCGAGGACGTCGAAGCGGTGGCCCGCGCTCAGGGCATCGAGTTGCCGCCGGGGCTGGAGATTCTCGATCCGGACCTGATCCGCGAACGCTATATCGAGCCGATGGTCGCCCTGCGCAAGAGCAAGAGCCTCAACGCGCCGATGGCCGAACAGCAGCTGGAAGACACCGTGGTGATCGGCACCATGATGCTCGCGCTGGATGAAGTCGATGGCCTGGTCTCCGGTGTGATCAATACCACCGCCAACACCATCCGCCCGGCGCTGCAACTGATCAAGACCGCACCGGGCTGCACGCTGGTGTCGTCGGTGTTTTTCATGCTGTTCCCCGAAGAAGTGCTGGTCTACGGCGACTGCGTGATGAACCCGCACCCGAGCGCCACCGAACTGGCGGAGATCGCCCTGCAGAGCGCCGATTCCGCAGCGGCATTCGGCATCACCCCGCGCGTGGCGATGATCAGTTACTCCAGCGGCGAATCGGCCACGGGTGAAGAGGTCGAGAAAGTCCGCGAAGCCACCCTGCTCGCCCACGAGCAACAGCATTCGCTGCTGATCGACGGCCCGCTGCAATACGACGCCGCCGCCAACGCAGACGTCGCCCGGCAACTGGCGCCGAACAGCCAGGTGGCCGGTCGCGCCACGGTGTTCGTATTCCCTGACCTCAACACCGGCAACACCACTCACAAAGCCGTGCAACGCAGCGCCGACTGCGTCAGCCTCGGCCCGATGCTGCAAGGCCTGCGCAAACCGGTGAACGATCTGCCGCGCGGCGCGCAGGTCGACGACATCGTCTACACCATCGCCCTGACCGCGATTCAAGCCGCCAACCGACCTATGGATGTGTAA
- a CDS encoding DUF3565 domain-containing protein — protein METALLAAISMGRDLLQKNIERPSLAKQSRESEHNPDKRESTITGFHQDEDGHWVAELSCGHTQHLRHQPPWQSRAWVLDPAQRIEKIGQPFACGWCAQGSVSDNLGD, from the coding sequence ATGGAGACAGCCTTATTGGCGGCGATCAGCATGGGGCGAGACCTTTTGCAGAAGAATATAGAAAGGCCAAGTTTAGCGAAGCAATCGCGCGAAAGCGAACACAACCCGGACAAACGGGAATCGACGATCACCGGCTTCCATCAGGATGAAGACGGTCACTGGGTGGCCGAGCTTTCCTGTGGCCACACCCAGCACCTGCGTCACCAGCCGCCGTGGCAATCGCGGGCCTGGGTTCTTGATCCGGCGCAACGTATTGAAAAAATAGGCCAACCCTTTGCCTGCGGTTGGTGCGCACAAGGCTCGGTTAGCGATAACCTTGGCGACTGA
- a CDS encoding peptidylprolyl isomerase — MLIAANKAVSIDYTLTNDAGEVIDSSAGGAPLVYLQGAGNIIPGLEKALEGKAVGDELEVSVEPEDAYGEYAAELVSTLSRSMFEGVDELEVGMQFHASAPDGQMQIVTIRDLDGDDVTVDGNHPLAGQRLNFKVKVVAIRDASQEEIAHGHVHGEGGHHH, encoded by the coding sequence ATGCTGATCGCCGCCAATAAGGCTGTCTCCATCGACTATACCCTGACCAACGACGCTGGTGAGGTCATCGACAGCTCCGCCGGCGGCGCTCCGCTGGTCTACCTGCAAGGCGCAGGCAACATCATCCCGGGCCTGGAAAAAGCTCTGGAAGGCAAAGCTGTTGGTGACGAGCTGGAAGTGTCCGTAGAGCCGGAAGACGCTTACGGCGAATATGCCGCTGAACTGGTCAGCACCCTGAGCCGCAGCATGTTCGAAGGCGTTGACGAGCTGGAAGTCGGCATGCAGTTCCACGCTTCGGCGCCGGACGGCCAGATGCAGATCGTGACCATCCGTGACCTGGACGGCGACGACGTCACCGTCGACGGCAACCACCCACTGGCTGGTCAGCGCCTGAACTTCAAAGTGAAGGTCGTTGCTATCCGTGATGCCAGCCAGGAAGAAATCGCTCATGGCCACGTCCATGGCGAAGGTGGCCATCACCACTGA
- a CDS encoding glutathione peroxidase: MSAFHDLKLTALDGQELPLAPFKGQVVLVVNVASKCGLTPQYAALENLYQQFKGRGFSVLGLPCNQFAGQEPGTEQEIQEFCSLNYGVTFPLSSKLEVNGHDRHQLYRLLAGEGAEFPGDITWNFEKFLLGKDGRVLARFSPRTAPDDPTIVHAIEKALG; this comes from the coding sequence ATGAGTGCTTTTCACGACCTTAAGTTGACAGCCCTGGATGGTCAGGAGCTACCGCTGGCGCCTTTCAAGGGCCAAGTCGTGCTGGTGGTCAACGTCGCCTCCAAATGCGGCTTGACCCCACAGTACGCGGCACTGGAAAACCTCTATCAGCAATTCAAGGGCAGGGGCTTCAGTGTGCTGGGCCTGCCGTGCAACCAGTTTGCTGGCCAGGAACCAGGTACCGAACAGGAGATCCAGGAATTCTGCAGCCTGAACTATGGCGTGACGTTCCCGTTGTCGAGCAAGCTTGAAGTCAACGGTCATGATCGCCATCAGCTCTATCGCTTGCTGGCGGGAGAGGGCGCGGAATTTCCCGGTGACATCACCTGGAATTTCGAGAAATTCCTGCTCGGCAAGGACGGCCGGGTGCTCGCGCGATTCTCGCCACGTACGGCGCCGGATGATCCGACCATCGTTCACGCGATTGAAAAAGCGCTGGGTTAA
- a CDS encoding NADH:flavin oxidoreductase, with translation MPVQALFKPFHLGALELPTRVVMAPMTRSFSPGGVPNSKVIEYYRRRAAAGVGLIITEGTTVGHKASNGYPNVPQFFGEAPLAGWKKVVDAVHAEGGKIVPQLWHVGSVRRIGTEPDASVPAYGPTEKLKDGQVVVHGMTKQDIQDVIAAFAQAAKDAKSIGMDGVEIHGAHGYLIDQFFWEGSNQRSDEYGGSLANRSRFAIELIQAVRAAVGEGFPIIFRFSQWKQQDYTARLVQTPEVLGEFLKPLADAGVDIFHCSTRRFWEPEFDGSELNLAGWTRKLTGKPTITVGSVGLDGEFLQFMVNTDKVAQPASLEKLLERLNNDEFDLVAVGRALLVDPDWALKVREGREQDILPFSREALMTLV, from the coding sequence ATGCCGGTGCAAGCCCTGTTCAAACCGTTCCACCTCGGTGCCCTCGAACTGCCGACCCGCGTGGTCATGGCGCCGATGACCCGCTCGTTTTCCCCGGGTGGCGTACCCAATTCCAAAGTGATCGAGTACTACCGTCGCCGTGCTGCGGCCGGTGTCGGCCTGATCATCACCGAAGGCACCACGGTCGGTCACAAGGCTTCCAACGGTTACCCGAACGTGCCGCAGTTTTTCGGTGAAGCGCCACTGGCTGGCTGGAAAAAAGTCGTCGACGCGGTGCATGCCGAGGGCGGCAAGATTGTTCCGCAACTGTGGCATGTCGGCAGCGTGCGCCGCATCGGCACTGAACCGGACGCCAGCGTGCCGGCTTACGGTCCGACGGAAAAACTCAAGGACGGCCAAGTCGTGGTGCACGGCATGACCAAACAGGACATTCAGGACGTGATCGCCGCGTTCGCCCAGGCGGCCAAAGATGCCAAAAGCATCGGCATGGACGGCGTGGAAATTCACGGTGCCCACGGATACCTGATCGACCAGTTCTTCTGGGAAGGCAGCAACCAGCGCAGCGACGAATACGGCGGCAGCCTGGCCAACCGTTCGCGCTTCGCCATCGAGCTGATTCAAGCGGTGCGGGCGGCGGTCGGTGAAGGTTTCCCGATCATCTTCCGTTTCTCGCAGTGGAAGCAGCAGGATTACACCGCGCGTCTGGTGCAGACCCCAGAAGTGCTGGGCGAATTCCTCAAGCCGCTGGCCGATGCCGGTGTGGACATTTTCCACTGCTCGACGCGGCGTTTCTGGGAGCCCGAGTTCGACGGTTCCGAGCTGAACCTGGCCGGCTGGACGCGCAAACTGACCGGCAAACCGACCATCACTGTGGGCAGCGTCGGTCTGGACGGCGAGTTCCTGCAGTTCATGGTCAACACCGACAAGGTCGCGCAACCGGCGAGCCTGGAGAAACTGCTGGAGCGTCTGAACAACGACGAGTTCGATCTGGTGGCAGTGGGCCGTGCGCTGCTGGTGGATCCGGACTGGGCGCTGAAAGTGCGCGAAGGGCGTGAGCAGGACATTCTGCCGTTCAGCCGTGAGGCGTTGATGACGCTGGTTTAA
- a CDS encoding glycosyltransferase family 1 protein, producing the protein MASADTEVMTTALHITLISETFPPEINGVANTLGRLCDGLRARGHQVELVRPRQAGDPQRVEDDALLLCRGWPLPGYPGLQWGQSSMHKLLRRWKRHRPDVLYIATEGPLGLSALRAARRLGISVVSGFHTNFQQYTNQYGLSLLTRLLTHYLRWFHNRSVMTLVPSVSQRLELERRHFDRLALLSRGVDSQLFHPAKRLNGLREQWGLSEQDIAVIHVGRLAPEKNLGLLKRCFDKLCRTYPQRNLKLIVVGDGPQRLALEKDLPQAIFCGSQRGEALAAHYASGDIFLFPSMTETFGNVVLEALASGLGVVAYDQAAAAQHIRHGYNGVLAMPGDEEAFCDAAAWLLEEDETLRCVRLNARQHASRQGWAAIIEQFEKHLRGACVREQVVPNAQTLP; encoded by the coding sequence ATGGCCTCAGCCGACACTGAGGTCATGACGACAGCTCTGCATATCACCCTGATCAGCGAAACCTTCCCACCGGAAATCAACGGGGTGGCCAATACCCTTGGTCGCTTGTGCGATGGCTTGCGCGCGCGTGGGCATCAGGTGGAACTGGTGCGACCGCGCCAGGCGGGGGATCCGCAGCGTGTCGAGGACGATGCCTTGCTGTTGTGCCGGGGCTGGCCGTTACCGGGATACCCCGGACTGCAATGGGGTCAGTCGTCGATGCACAAGCTGCTACGGCGCTGGAAGCGTCACCGCCCGGACGTTTTGTACATCGCCACCGAAGGCCCGCTCGGCTTGTCGGCGTTGCGTGCGGCGCGACGCTTGGGGATCTCGGTGGTCAGCGGCTTTCACACCAATTTCCAGCAATACACCAATCAATATGGGCTGAGTTTGCTGACGCGCTTGCTGACCCATTATCTGCGCTGGTTCCACAACCGCTCGGTGATGACCCTGGTGCCCAGTGTCAGCCAGCGCCTGGAACTGGAGCGCCGGCACTTCGACCGTCTCGCCCTGCTCTCCCGAGGCGTGGACAGCCAGTTGTTTCATCCGGCCAAGCGGTTGAACGGACTACGTGAGCAATGGGGCCTGAGTGAGCAGGACATCGCGGTGATTCATGTAGGACGTCTGGCTCCGGAAAAGAACCTCGGCCTGCTCAAGCGCTGCTTCGACAAACTCTGCCGGACTTATCCACAGCGCAACCTGAAGCTGATCGTGGTGGGCGACGGACCGCAACGGCTTGCGCTGGAAAAGGATCTCCCGCAAGCGATCTTCTGTGGCTCACAACGCGGTGAAGCGCTGGCGGCGCACTATGCGTCCGGCGACATTTTTCTGTTCCCGAGCATGACCGAAACCTTCGGCAACGTGGTGCTTGAAGCCCTGGCTTCAGGGCTGGGGGTGGTGGCTTACGATCAGGCTGCGGCGGCGCAGCACATTCGCCACGGCTACAACGGCGTGTTGGCGATGCCGGGTGATGAAGAGGCGTTCTGCGATGCGGCGGCGTGGTTGCTGGAAGAGGATGAGACGTTGCGCTGCGTGCGTCTGAATGCGCGCCAGCATGCCAGTCGTCAGGGGTGGGCGGCGATCATCGAGCAATTTGAAAAGCATTTGCGTGGGGCGTGTGTGCGGGAGCAGGTGGTGCCGAATGCGCAGACATTGCCCTGA
- the cysZ gene encoding sulfate transporter CysZ has protein sequence MPAPVLSGPQYLREGLKLVLSPGLRLFVLLPLAINLVLFVGLIYLAGHQFSLWVDSLMPSLPDWLSFLSYILWPLFVVLVALMVFFTFTMLANVIAAPFNGFLAEKVEVVVRGTDDFPAFSWGELIAMIPRTLAREMRKLGYFLPRAIGLFILSFIPVVNIVAAPLWLLFGVWMMAIQYIDYPADNHKLGWNEMLAWLRQKRWQSMSFGGIVYLALLIPVVNILMMPAAVAGATLFWVRERGAENLVTQR, from the coding sequence ATGCCCGCCCCTGTTCTGTCCGGCCCGCAATACCTGCGCGAAGGCCTCAAACTGGTTCTCAGCCCGGGCCTGCGCCTGTTCGTGCTGCTGCCGCTGGCGATCAACCTGGTGCTGTTCGTCGGATTGATCTATCTGGCCGGCCACCAGTTCAGCCTGTGGGTCGACAGCCTGATGCCGTCGCTGCCCGACTGGCTGAGTTTCCTCAGCTACATTCTCTGGCCGCTGTTCGTGGTGCTGGTGGCGTTGATGGTGTTTTTCACCTTCACCATGCTCGCCAACGTCATCGCCGCACCGTTCAACGGCTTCCTCGCGGAAAAAGTCGAAGTGGTGGTACGCGGCACCGATGATTTCCCGGCCTTCAGCTGGGGCGAACTGATCGCGATGATCCCGCGCACCCTCGCCCGGGAAATGCGCAAACTCGGCTACTTCCTGCCCCGCGCGATCGGCCTGTTCATCCTCTCGTTCATCCCGGTGGTGAACATCGTCGCCGCGCCGCTGTGGCTGCTGTTCGGCGTGTGGATGATGGCGATCCAGTACATCGACTACCCGGCGGACAACCACAAACTGGGCTGGAACGAGATGCTCGCCTGGCTGCGCCAGAAGCGCTGGCAGAGCATGAGTTTTGGCGGCATCGTCTATCTGGCGCTGCTGATTCCGGTGGTGAACATTCTGATGATGCCGGCCGCCGTAGCGGGCGCGACCTTGTTCTGGGTACGTGAGCGCGGGGCGGAGAACCTCGTCACGCAGCGCTAG
- the trxB gene encoding thioredoxin-disulfide reductase produces MSEVRHSRVIILGSGPAGYSAAVYAARANLKPLLITGMQAGGQLTTTTEVDNWPGDVHGLTGPALMERMREHAERFETEIVFDHINAVDFAAKPYTLTGDSATYTCDALIIATGASARYLGLPSEEAFMGKGVSACATCDGFFYRNKPVAVVGGGNTAVEEALYLANIASTVTLIHRRETFRAEKILIDKLNARVAEGKIILKLNANLDEVLGDNMGVTGARLKNNDGSFDEIKVDGVFIAIGHTPNTSLFEGQLTLKDGYLVVQGGRDGNATATSVEGIFAAGDVADHVYRQAITSAGAGCMAALDTERYLDGLQNASF; encoded by the coding sequence ATGTCTGAAGTCCGTCATTCGCGAGTGATTATTCTCGGTTCCGGCCCTGCCGGTTACAGCGCTGCGGTCTACGCCGCCCGTGCCAACCTCAAGCCACTGCTGATCACCGGCATGCAGGCCGGCGGTCAACTGACCACCACCACCGAAGTCGACAACTGGCCGGGCGACGTACACGGCCTGACCGGCCCGGCGCTGATGGAGCGGATGCGCGAGCACGCCGAGCGTTTTGAAACCGAGATCGTTTTCGATCACATCAACGCCGTGGACTTCGCCGCCAAGCCATACACCCTGACCGGCGACAGCGCGACTTACACCTGCGACGCGCTGATCATCGCCACCGGTGCCAGCGCTCGCTACCTGGGCTTGCCGTCGGAAGAAGCGTTCATGGGCAAAGGCGTTTCCGCCTGCGCGACCTGCGACGGTTTCTTCTACCGCAACAAGCCAGTGGCTGTGGTCGGTGGCGGCAACACCGCGGTTGAAGAAGCGCTGTACCTGGCCAACATCGCCAGCACCGTGACCCTGATCCACCGCCGCGAAACCTTCCGCGCCGAGAAGATCCTGATCGACAAGCTCAACGCCCGCGTGGCCGAAGGCAAGATCATCCTCAAGTTGAACGCCAACCTCGACGAAGTGCTGGGCGACAACATGGGCGTGACCGGTGCGCGCCTGAAGAACAACGACGGCAGCTTCGACGAAATCAAAGTCGACGGCGTGTTCATCGCGATCGGCCACACCCCGAACACTTCGCTGTTCGAAGGCCAGTTGACCCTGAAAGACGGTTACCTGGTGGTGCAGGGCGGCCGTGACGGCAACGCCACTGCGACCAGCGTCGAAGGCATCTTCGCTGCCGGTGACGTGGCTGACCACGTTTACCGTCAGGCCATCACCTCGGCCGGCGCCGGCTGCATGGCGGCACTGGACACCGAGCGTTATCTGGACGGTCTGCAAAACGCTTCGTTCTAA
- a CDS encoding HopJ type III effector protein, which translates to MSDLNTLRASFKSGEHVFTDTLAFIAANYDYQPQAFNNGGVESAAGQNEGSCKTLGLALLEGLSDEEALLAFGEHYRSVVATPEGSDHGNIRALIKHGLAGVKFEAQPLTRR; encoded by the coding sequence ATGAGTGATCTGAACACCCTGCGCGCCAGCTTCAAAAGCGGCGAGCACGTTTTTACCGACACCCTGGCCTTCATCGCCGCCAACTACGACTACCAGCCTCAGGCGTTCAACAACGGTGGTGTGGAAAGCGCCGCCGGGCAGAACGAGGGCTCGTGCAAGACCTTGGGTCTGGCGCTGCTGGAAGGTCTGAGCGACGAAGAAGCGCTGCTGGCATTCGGCGAGCATTACCGCTCGGTGGTGGCGACGCCCGAGGGCAGCGACCACGGCAATATCCGCGCGCTGATCAAGCACGGTCTGGCCGGTGTGAAGTTCGAAGCACAGCCGCTGACCCGCCGCTGA
- a CDS encoding DUF1244 domain-containing protein: protein MTEQQRLELEAAAFRRLVAHLDSRKDVQNIDLMNLAGFCRNCLSKWYKAAADEKQIEVSLDDAREVVYGMPYAEWKAQYQQEASAEQQAAFAKGKPNE from the coding sequence ATGACCGAGCAACAACGCCTCGAACTCGAAGCCGCCGCCTTCCGCCGACTGGTTGCCCATCTGGACAGCCGCAAGGACGTGCAGAACATCGACCTGATGAACCTCGCCGGGTTCTGCCGCAACTGCCTGTCCAAGTGGTACAAGGCTGCCGCCGACGAGAAGCAGATCGAGGTCAGCCTCGACGACGCCCGTGAAGTGGTTTACGGCATGCCTTATGCCGAATGGAAAGCCCAATACCAGCAAGAAGCCAGCGCCGAACAACAGGCGGCGTTCGCCAAAGGAAAACCCAATGAGTGA
- the folX gene encoding dihydroneopterin triphosphate 2'-epimerase, protein MSQLQPGMARIRVKDLRLRTFIGINEDEILNKQDVLINLTILYAAQEAVRDNDIDHALNYRTITKAIIAHVEGNRFALLERLTQELLDLVMTHAAVLYAEVEVDKPHALRFAESVSITLAASR, encoded by the coding sequence ATGTCACAACTTCAACCGGGAATGGCGCGCATCCGGGTCAAGGATCTGCGCCTGCGCACCTTTATCGGGATCAACGAGGACGAGATCCTCAACAAGCAGGATGTGCTGATCAATCTCACAATCCTGTACGCGGCGCAGGAAGCGGTGCGCGACAACGACATCGATCACGCGCTGAACTACCGCACCATCACCAAGGCGATCATCGCCCACGTGGAAGGCAACCGTTTTGCGCTGCTCGAACGCCTGACCCAGGAATTGCTGGATCTGGTGATGACCCATGCCGCGGTGCTGTACGCCGAAGTCGAAGTCGACAAGCCGCATGCGCTGCGTTTCGCCGAATCGGTGTCGATCACCCTCGCCGCCAGCCGCTGA
- the folE gene encoding GTP cyclohydrolase I FolE — MSRTLPENYREILIGLGEDPDREGLLDTPLRAAKAMQYLCHGYEQSVDQIVNGALFASDSDEMIIVADIELYSLCEHHLLPFIGKAHVAYIPTGKVLGLSKIARLVDMFARRLQIQENLTRQIADAVQQVTDAAGVAVVIEARHMCMMMRGVEKQNSTMNTSVMLGAFRDSSNTRQEFLQLIGRSK, encoded by the coding sequence ATGAGCCGTACCCTGCCCGAGAATTACCGCGAGATCCTCATCGGCCTCGGTGAAGACCCCGACCGCGAAGGCCTGCTCGACACCCCGCTGCGCGCGGCCAAGGCCATGCAATACCTGTGTCACGGCTACGAACAGAGTGTGGATCAGATCGTCAATGGCGCGCTGTTTGCCTCCGACAGCGACGAGATGATCATCGTCGCCGATATCGAGTTGTACTCGTTGTGCGAACATCACCTGCTGCCCTTCATCGGCAAGGCCCATGTGGCTTATATTCCGACAGGCAAGGTGCTGGGGCTGTCGAAGATCGCGCGGTTGGTGGACATGTTCGCCCGGCGCCTGCAGATTCAGGAAAACCTCACCCGGCAGATTGCCGATGCGGTGCAACAGGTCACCGATGCCGCCGGCGTCGCGGTGGTCATCGAGGCCCGGCACATGTGCATGATGATGCGCGGTGTCGAGAAACAGAATTCGACCATGAACACCTCGGTCATGCTCGGCGCCTTTCGCGACTCGAGCAACACCCGTCAGGAGTTCCTGCAATTGATTGGACGGAGCAAGTAA